The following proteins are encoded in a genomic region of Micromonospora olivasterospora:
- the odhI gene encoding oxoglutarate dehydrogenase inhibitor Odhl, whose translation MTRPDDEFPPLDVTSTLNLGSLDEVLEGPDTDVVPSRMSGSLPPGMALLVVRRGPNAGARFLLDHDVTTSGRHPDSDIFLDDVTVSRRHAEFHRDGGTFTVRDVGSLNGTYVNRERVEAATLSNGDEVQIGKFRVVFIAGPRPEEEAGRG comes from the coding sequence ATGACGCGCCCAGACGACGAGTTCCCCCCGCTCGACGTCACTTCGACGCTCAATCTCGGTTCGCTCGACGAAGTGCTGGAGGGGCCGGACACCGATGTGGTGCCGAGCCGGATGTCCGGTTCGTTGCCGCCGGGGATGGCGCTGCTGGTGGTTCGTCGGGGTCCGAATGCGGGTGCCCGGTTCTTGTTGGATCATGATGTGACGACGAGTGGTCGGCACCCGGACAGTGACATCTTCCTGGACGATGTGACGGTGTCGCGGCGGCATGCCGAGTTCCACCGGGATGGTGGCACGTTCACGGTGCGGGACGTGGGGAGTTTGAACGGCACGTACGTGAACCGGGAGCGGGTGGAGGCGGCCACGTTGAGCAACGGTGACGAGGTGCAGATCGGTAAGTTCCGGGTGGTGTTCATCGCCGGTCCGCGTCCGGAGGAGGAGGCCGGCCGGGGGTGA
- the gcvH gene encoding glycine cleavage system protein GcvH, with amino-acid sequence MIPEDLRYTAEHEWVAGDGSGSVRVGITHFAQDALGDIVYVQLPEEGAEVAAGDSLGEIESTKSVSEIYAPVSGTVAARNEALADAPEVINSDPYGAGWLVEITPSDPAAVDGLLTAGAYRELTES; translated from the coding sequence GTGATTCCTGAGGATCTGCGGTACACCGCCGAGCACGAGTGGGTGGCGGGTGACGGGTCGGGTTCGGTCCGGGTCGGCATCACGCACTTCGCGCAGGACGCGCTGGGTGACATCGTGTACGTCCAGTTGCCGGAGGAGGGCGCGGAGGTCGCCGCGGGTGACTCGTTGGGTGAGATCGAGTCGACGAAGAGTGTGTCGGAGATCTACGCCCCGGTCAGTGGGACGGTGGCGGCGCGCAACGAGGCGTTGGCGGACGCTCCTGAGGTGATCAACTCGGATCCGTACGGTGCGGGTTGGTTGGTGGAGATCACACCGAGTGATCCGGCGGCGGTGGACGGGTTGTTGACCGCCGGTGCGTACCGGGAGCTCACCGAGAGCTGA
- a CDS encoding DUF881 domain-containing protein: MSEEQSETGTGWPSVVPGRPGGPAGEPDPRPQAPDSDEVSPLAPEAEPGEGRPESPEVESESASEGSAGGSAAAAGRRFTSAGVMIALLLGLLGFTLVVQLRTTSTDPTAAATRQEDLVRIFSDLDSREKRLRQDIESLEESQRQLRSGEQGRQAALEEATRRADELGILAGILPARGPGLEVRFEAGAKPISAYRILDAVQELRGAGAEAMQISAGDRATVRIIASTYFLDGADGSLVVDGRRLTGPFTITVIGDPTTMETALRIPGGVAASVAGDGGTVIVEEREVAEVSALHAPVKLEHARPVS; this comes from the coding sequence ATGAGCGAGGAGCAGAGCGAGACGGGTACCGGGTGGCCGTCGGTGGTTCCGGGGCGTCCGGGTGGGCCGGCGGGGGAGCCTGATCCGCGGCCGCAGGCGCCGGATTCGGATGAGGTGAGCCCGTTGGCGCCGGAGGCTGAGCCGGGTGAGGGGCGGCCGGAGTCGCCGGAGGTCGAGTCGGAGTCGGCCTCCGAGGGGTCGGCCGGCGGGTCGGCCGCGGCGGCGGGCCGGCGGTTCACCTCGGCCGGGGTGATGATCGCGCTGTTGCTGGGTTTGTTGGGCTTCACGCTGGTGGTGCAGTTGCGGACGACGTCGACGGATCCGACGGCGGCGGCGACGCGGCAGGAGGACCTGGTTCGGATCTTCTCGGATCTGGATTCGCGGGAGAAGCGGCTGCGGCAGGACATCGAGTCGTTGGAGGAGAGCCAGCGGCAGTTGCGCTCGGGTGAGCAGGGTCGGCAGGCGGCGTTGGAGGAGGCGACCCGTCGCGCGGACGAGTTGGGGATCCTGGCGGGGATTCTGCCGGCGCGGGGGCCGGGGTTGGAGGTGCGGTTCGAGGCGGGGGCGAAGCCGATCTCGGCGTACCGGATCCTGGACGCGGTGCAGGAGTTGCGGGGCGCGGGCGCGGAGGCGATGCAGATTTCGGCGGGGGATCGGGCGACGGTGCGGATCATCGCGTCGACGTACTTCCTGGACGGGGCGGACGGTTCGTTGGTGGTGGACGGGCGGCGGTTGACGGGTCCGTTCACGATCACGGTGATCGGTGATCCGACGACGATGGAGACCGCGTTGAGGATTCCGGGCGGGGTGGCCGCATCGGTTGCCGGTGACGGCGGTACCGTGATCGTCGAGGAGCGTGAGGTTGCCGAGGTTTCGGCGCTGCACGCGCCTGTGAAGTTGGAGCATGCCCGTCCGGTCTCCTGA
- a CDS encoding small basic family protein: MIAVLALLAGVVLGVYLDPTVPAALQPYLPIAVVAALDAVFGGVRAKLDRIFDDKQFVVSFISNVLVAALIVYLGDQLGVGGQLSTGVVVVLGVRIFGNVAAIRRHLFRA; the protein is encoded by the coding sequence ATGATCGCGGTGCTGGCGTTGCTCGCCGGTGTGGTCCTCGGGGTGTACCTCGACCCCACTGTTCCCGCGGCGTTGCAGCCGTACCTGCCGATCGCCGTGGTGGCCGCGTTGGACGCGGTGTTCGGCGGGGTGCGGGCGAAGCTGGATCGGATCTTCGACGACAAGCAGTTCGTGGTGTCGTTCATCTCGAACGTGCTGGTGGCGGCTCTGATCGTGTATCTGGGTGACCAGTTGGGGGTGGGTGGGCAGTTGTCCACCGGTGTGGTGGTCGTGCTCGGGGTGCGCATCTTCGGCAACGTGGCGGCGATCCGTCGGCACCTGTTCCGGGCGTAG
- a CDS encoding DUF881 domain-containing protein: MTGPQRASAEKSGAGRPASRVFTPDFLTELFRNPLDPGYEDAAARRRESPPPAGWRRASTRSVSLLVIVVVGFLFAVAYRQTMAEEPGRNTARAGLVAQIKEREAETDELAARADQLREEVGRQRDAALSGSQASRLRTLEAGTGLGRVRGDGVVVRLADAPAKDKDAVTGSSGGPPRVLYTDLQKVANDLWASGAEAVAINGQRLTATSTIRSAGEAILVDFRPVTGPYEVSAIGPRSLRDRFEDSRAAYLMRDLVESVGLSFQVREVDDLTLPAAPEPRLRYAEPSVSPSPLVSGSPAAPKSSPGPSGSGSSPSPSGGGR; this comes from the coding sequence ATGACGGGCCCGCAGCGCGCGTCGGCGGAGAAGTCCGGCGCGGGCCGGCCGGCGAGCCGGGTGTTCACGCCGGACTTCCTGACGGAGTTGTTCCGCAATCCGCTGGACCCGGGATACGAGGACGCGGCGGCCCGGCGCCGGGAGTCGCCGCCGCCGGCGGGTTGGCGGCGGGCCTCGACGCGTTCGGTGAGCCTGCTGGTGATCGTGGTGGTGGGTTTCCTGTTCGCGGTGGCGTACCGGCAGACGATGGCCGAGGAGCCGGGGCGCAACACGGCCCGGGCGGGTCTGGTGGCGCAGATCAAGGAGCGCGAGGCGGAGACGGACGAGTTGGCGGCGCGGGCGGACCAGTTGCGGGAGGAGGTCGGCCGGCAGCGCGACGCGGCGTTGAGCGGTTCGCAGGCGTCCCGGCTGCGCACGCTGGAGGCGGGCACCGGGCTGGGTCGGGTGCGCGGTGACGGTGTGGTGGTGCGCCTGGCGGACGCGCCGGCGAAGGACAAGGACGCGGTGACGGGGTCGTCGGGTGGTCCGCCGCGGGTGTTGTACACGGATCTGCAGAAGGTGGCCAACGACCTGTGGGCGTCGGGCGCGGAGGCGGTGGCGATCAACGGTCAGCGGTTGACGGCGACGTCGACGATCCGGTCGGCGGGTGAGGCGATCCTGGTGGATTTCCGTCCGGTGACGGGTCCGTACGAGGTGTCGGCGATCGGGCCGAGGTCGTTGCGGGACCGGTTCGAGGACAGTCGGGCGGCGTACCTGATGCGGGACCTGGTGGAGTCGGTGGGGTTGTCGTTCCAGGTGCGTGAGGTGGACGACCTCACCCTGCCGGCGGCTCCGGAGCCACGGCTACGCTACGCCGAGCCGTCGGTCAGTCCGAGTCCGCTCGTGTCGGGTTCGCCGGCCGCGCCGAAGTCCAGTCCCGGGCCGTCCGGTTCGGGTTCGTCTCCCAGCCCCTCCGGAGGTGGCCGATGA
- a CDS encoding CDP-alcohol phosphatidyltransferase family protein, with translation MSRRPAGAQPSEYTGGPGAAPSGDRVLTLPNLISFVRLLGVPLFLYLLLVAHADVAAVVVLAIGGTTDWVDGWIARRLRQVSRLGELLDPLADRLYILATLLAFTAREVVPWQFTAALLARELLLLGSLGVLRRHGYGPPPVHYVGKTATFLLLAAFPTLLLAHATTAVTATAAGAVGWGLAWWGLVLYWAAGGLYVVQAARLVRAARAAGPGGVAA, from the coding sequence GTGTCGCGTCGGCCGGCGGGGGCGCAGCCCTCGGAGTACACCGGCGGCCCCGGCGCCGCGCCGAGCGGGGACCGGGTGCTCACGCTGCCCAACCTGATCAGCTTCGTCCGGCTGCTCGGCGTGCCGCTCTTCCTCTACCTGCTGCTGGTCGCGCACGCCGACGTCGCCGCCGTGGTGGTGCTCGCGATCGGCGGCACGACGGACTGGGTGGACGGGTGGATCGCCCGCCGGCTGCGTCAGGTCAGTCGCCTCGGCGAGCTGCTCGATCCGCTCGCCGACCGGCTCTACATCCTGGCGACCCTGCTGGCGTTCACGGCCCGGGAGGTGGTGCCGTGGCAGTTCACGGCGGCGCTGTTGGCCCGGGAGCTGCTGTTGCTGGGCTCGCTGGGGGTGCTGCGCCGGCACGGGTACGGCCCGCCGCCGGTGCACTACGTGGGCAAGACGGCGACGTTCCTGTTGCTGGCCGCGTTCCCGACCCTGTTGCTGGCGCACGCCACGACGGCGGTCACGGCGACGGCCGCCGGCGCGGTCGGCTGGGGCCTGGCGTGGTGGGGTCTGGTGCTGTACTGGGCGGCCGGCGGGCTCTACGTGGTGCAGGCGGCGCGGCTGGTGCGGGCGGCGCGGGCCGCCGGGCCGGGGGGAGTGGCGGCATGA
- a CDS encoding MarR family winged helix-turn-helix transcriptional regulator, translating into MDQSPDFAAAIDAAAEAFVGVLDGAGSRQRMPVSPTQLRVLSLISGRPVTNVNGLAELLDVVPSSASRLCDRLEAVGLLRRVVDPRDRREVRLVPTPAAEALLRELKARRLRAVQAVLDRMPPRTQHELLLGLLAFARAAASEADSSARTA; encoded by the coding sequence GTGGATCAATCTCCGGATTTCGCCGCGGCGATCGACGCCGCCGCCGAGGCGTTCGTCGGTGTGCTGGACGGCGCGGGCTCGCGGCAGCGCATGCCGGTCTCGCCGACGCAGCTGCGGGTGTTGTCGCTGATCAGCGGCCGCCCGGTGACCAACGTCAACGGGCTCGCCGAGCTGCTGGACGTGGTGCCCTCGTCGGCGAGCCGGCTGTGCGACCGGCTGGAGGCGGTCGGGCTGCTGCGCCGGGTGGTCGACCCCCGGGACCGGCGCGAGGTCCGGCTGGTGCCCACGCCGGCGGCCGAGGCCCTGCTGCGGGAGTTGAAGGCGCGCCGGTTGCGCGCGGTGCAGGCGGTGCTGGACCGGATGCCGCCCCGCACGCAGCACGAACTGTTGCTGGGGCTGCTGGCGTTCGCCCGGGCGGCCGCGTCCGAGGCGGACTCGTCCGCCCGTACCGCCTGA
- a CDS encoding PP2C family protein-serine/threonine phosphatase: MPDASATVSRALREAPPDRLAEAADRAIRARLGASRTDVFVADYRISGLWPVLDPDLPDAGFLACQGVAQRCFSSQQLVLDGAGDGRCRVYLPLTVWGERLGVLLVELPAGPSPSTLDAAADIAGELALALRAAERGTDRYRRARRRERLSMAAEMQWDLLPGRSVTHGAFLLAGQLEPAYTVGGDHFDWSVDGDRLTVTVLNGGGAGLSAALLTAVTVNAMRNARRSGGGLVEQAELASDTVFSQHRGNRHVATLLLELDATDGRVRAVDAGSPHVLRLRGGSVVRVPLEQQLPLGMFAETRYEVQEFSLEPGDRLFVVSDGVYAAAPGGREPFGERAMARSMRATRLQPATEAVGTVMRGLQSYHADRDLRDDAVVVCLDWHGRGGGAGGGAR; encoded by the coding sequence ATGCCGGACGCGTCCGCGACCGTGTCCCGCGCGCTGCGGGAGGCGCCGCCCGACCGGTTGGCGGAGGCCGCCGACCGGGCCATCCGCGCCCGGTTGGGCGCGTCGCGGACCGACGTGTTCGTCGCCGACTACCGGATCAGCGGGCTGTGGCCGGTGCTGGACCCGGACCTGCCCGACGCCGGCTTCCTCGCCTGTCAGGGAGTGGCCCAGCGGTGCTTCAGCAGCCAGCAGCTCGTGCTGGACGGGGCCGGCGACGGCCGGTGCCGGGTGTATCTGCCGCTGACGGTCTGGGGCGAGCGCCTCGGCGTGCTGCTGGTGGAGCTGCCGGCCGGCCCGTCGCCGTCCACCCTGGACGCGGCCGCGGACATCGCCGGCGAGCTGGCCCTGGCGCTGCGCGCGGCCGAGCGGGGTACGGACCGGTACCGCCGGGCCCGGCGCCGGGAGCGGCTGAGCATGGCCGCGGAGATGCAGTGGGACCTGTTGCCGGGGCGAAGCGTCACCCACGGCGCGTTCCTGCTGGCCGGGCAGCTGGAGCCGGCGTACACAGTGGGCGGTGACCACTTCGACTGGTCCGTCGACGGCGACCGGCTCACCGTGACGGTGCTCAACGGCGGGGGCGCGGGCCTGTCGGCGGCCCTGCTGACCGCGGTCACCGTCAACGCCATGCGCAACGCCCGCCGCTCCGGCGGCGGGCTGGTCGAGCAGGCGGAACTGGCCTCGGACACCGTCTTCTCCCAGCACCGCGGCAACCGGCACGTGGCGACGCTGCTGCTGGAGCTGGACGCGACCGACGGCCGGGTGCGGGCCGTGGACGCCGGCTCCCCGCACGTGCTGCGGCTGCGCGGCGGGTCGGTGGTGCGGGTGCCGCTGGAGCAGCAACTGCCACTGGGCATGTTCGCCGAGACCCGGTACGAGGTGCAGGAGTTCAGCCTCGAGCCGGGCGACCGGCTGTTCGTCGTCAGCGACGGGGTGTACGCGGCGGCCCCCGGCGGCCGGGAGCCGTTCGGGGAGCGGGCGATGGCGCGGTCGATGCGCGCGACGCGGCTGCAGCCGGCGACCGAGGCGGTTGGTACGGTGATGCGCGGGCTGCAGTCCTACCACGCGGACCGCGATCTGCGCGACGACGCCGTGGTCGTCTGCCTCGACTGGCACGGCCGGGGCGGGGGAGCGGGCGGCGGGGCGCGGTGA
- a CDS encoding SAM-dependent methyltransferase, which translates to MEEADQPSTARMIDFWLGGAHHFPVDVAAARAFEGAYGPCAPLFREMRGFLGRTVRAIAAAGVDGFLVFGAGVPTQGNVHEAAPEATVLYTDVDPVTIRLGQRILAGSDRAGYGFGDATDVGTIDPALLHRFVPGWGRRPVGVIFLGLAAFLDDATLAGTLDELYAAVAPGSFLAVDFDSEELAAHPQALAMMGPAFRMRPPAAFAPLLGRWTPTADGIVPVQHWRPEAPPADLPDAFYGALATKPAA; encoded by the coding sequence ATGGAAGAGGCCGACCAGCCGAGCACCGCCCGTATGATCGATTTCTGGTTGGGAGGGGCGCACCATTTCCCCGTCGACGTGGCCGCGGCGCGCGCCTTCGAGGGCGCGTACGGCCCCTGCGCCCCGCTGTTCCGGGAGATGCGCGGGTTCCTCGGCCGGACGGTGCGCGCGATCGCGGCGGCCGGGGTGGACGGTTTCCTGGTCTTCGGCGCGGGCGTGCCGACCCAGGGCAACGTGCACGAGGCCGCCCCGGAGGCGACGGTGCTCTACACCGACGTCGACCCGGTGACCATCCGCCTCGGCCAGCGGATCCTGGCCGGCAGCGACCGCGCCGGCTACGGCTTCGGTGACGCCACCGACGTCGGCACGATCGACCCGGCGCTGCTGCACCGGTTCGTGCCCGGCTGGGGGCGACGCCCGGTCGGGGTGATCTTCCTCGGGCTGGCGGCGTTCCTCGACGACGCGACCCTGGCCGGTACCCTCGACGAGCTGTACGCGGCGGTGGCGCCGGGCAGCTTCCTCGCGGTGGACTTCGACAGCGAGGAACTGGCCGCGCACCCGCAGGCCCTGGCCATGATGGGGCCGGCGTTCCGGATGCGCCCGCCCGCCGCGTTCGCCCCGCTGCTGGGCCGGTGGACGCCGACGGCCGACGGGATCGTCCCGGTGCAGCACTGGCGGCCGGAGGCGCCGCCGGCCGACCTGCCCGACGCCTTCTACGGCGCCTTGGCCACCAAGCCCGCCGCCTGA
- a CDS encoding universal stress protein: MNDGAAVVVGVDDSEPARRAIRLAATEAARRRLPLRVVHGFIWPLLRVPVGPPQGAPAGAGLRPQAERLVARAVAEAEAAARGVRVSGEILDGEAAAVLVGESRTAAMIVLGDRGLGGFAALVIGSVAGQVAAYAECPVLVARGAERADGPVVVGVDGSALSRAAVRFAADEAALRGAPLRAVHAYRHPASTGPGDMQPLVHDADLLRGEEERVLADSLAGLAEHHPEVTVEKVVAHARPAAALAEASRTAQLLVVGARGHGELTSLVLGSVSHAALHHADCPVAVVRAAG; encoded by the coding sequence GTGAACGACGGCGCGGCGGTGGTGGTGGGCGTGGACGACTCGGAGCCGGCCCGGCGGGCCATCAGGCTGGCGGCCACGGAGGCCGCCCGGCGGCGCCTGCCGCTGCGCGTGGTGCACGGCTTCATCTGGCCGCTGCTGCGCGTCCCCGTCGGCCCGCCGCAGGGCGCGCCGGCCGGCGCCGGGTTGCGGCCCCAGGCCGAGCGGCTCGTCGCGCGGGCGGTGGCCGAGGCCGAGGCGGCCGCCCGCGGGGTACGGGTCAGCGGCGAGATCCTCGACGGTGAGGCGGCCGCCGTGCTGGTCGGCGAGTCGCGCACCGCCGCCATGATCGTCCTCGGCGACCGCGGGCTGGGCGGGTTCGCCGCCCTGGTGATCGGCTCCGTCGCCGGCCAGGTCGCCGCGTACGCCGAATGCCCGGTGCTCGTCGCCCGCGGCGCCGAACGCGCCGACGGGCCGGTGGTGGTCGGGGTCGACGGCTCGGCGCTGTCCCGGGCCGCCGTGCGGTTCGCCGCCGACGAGGCGGCCCTACGCGGCGCCCCGCTGCGGGCCGTGCACGCCTACCGGCACCCGGCCTCCACCGGGCCCGGCGACATGCAACCGCTGGTCCATGATGCGGACCTGCTGCGCGGCGAGGAGGAGCGGGTGCTGGCCGATTCGCTGGCCGGGCTCGCCGAGCACCACCCCGAGGTCACCGTCGAGAAGGTGGTGGCCCACGCCCGACCCGCCGCGGCGCTGGCCGAGGCGTCCCGCACCGCGCAGTTGCTGGTCGTCGGAGCGCGGGGCCACGGCGAACTCACCAGCCTGGTCCTCGGCTCGGTCAGCCACGCCGCGCTGCACCACGCCGACTGCCCCGTCGCCGTGGTGCGCGCCGCCGGGTGA